The Aureimonas mangrovi genome includes a region encoding these proteins:
- a CDS encoding bifunctional helix-turn-helix domain-containing protein/methylated-DNA--[protein]-cysteine S-methyltransferase translates to MRHESFETIRPMDRPESQPDYALVQGAIEYISTQYRAQPSLTEIAGALKTGEAELETVFRRWSGLTPKAFLQAVTLDHARGLLAGGMPLLEASMEVGLSGPSRLHDLFVKHEAASPGAYKTRGAGLTLSHGFADSPFGRTLVLWTERGVAGVAFSDPEKGGDAAALEDMRRRWPLAAYVEDADGAAPHVARIFDPDAWNAQRPLRIVLIGTDFEIRVWEALLSIPVGRATTYSSIAGCLGVPRAARAVGAAVGRNPISFVVPCHRVVGKSGALTGYHWGLTRKRAMLGWEAGVLARG, encoded by the coding sequence ATGCGTCACGAATCCTTCGAGACAATTCGCCCGATGGACAGGCCCGAGAGCCAGCCGGACTACGCGCTCGTTCAGGGCGCGATCGAATACATCTCCACGCAGTATCGCGCCCAGCCGTCGCTGACCGAGATCGCCGGGGCGCTGAAGACCGGCGAGGCTGAACTCGAGACGGTGTTCCGGCGCTGGTCGGGTCTGACGCCGAAGGCCTTCCTGCAGGCGGTGACGCTCGACCACGCGCGCGGGCTGTTGGCGGGCGGCATGCCCCTGCTCGAAGCTTCGATGGAGGTGGGTCTTTCCGGCCCCTCGCGGCTGCACGATCTCTTCGTCAAGCACGAGGCGGCCTCGCCGGGCGCCTACAAGACGCGCGGCGCGGGACTGACTCTCTCCCACGGCTTTGCCGATTCGCCCTTCGGGCGCACGCTCGTCCTGTGGACGGAGCGTGGCGTGGCGGGCGTCGCCTTCTCCGATCCGGAAAAGGGTGGCGATGCGGCCGCGCTGGAAGACATGCGTCGCCGCTGGCCGCTGGCCGCCTATGTCGAGGATGCGGACGGGGCGGCCCCGCATGTCGCGCGGATCTTCGATCCCGACGCGTGGAACGCCCAGCGTCCACTGCGCATCGTCCTGATCGGCACGGATTTCGAAATCCGCGTCTGGGAGGCGCTGCTGTCGATCCCGGTCGGGCGGGCGACGACCTATTCCAGCATAGCGGGTTGCCTTGGCGTGCCGAGGGCCGCGCGCGCTGTCGGCGCGGCGGTCGGGCGCAACCCGATCTCCTTCGTGGTGCCGTGCCATCGCGTGGTCGGCAAGTCGGGCGCGCTGACCGGCTACCACTGGGGCCTGACGCGCAAGCGCGCGATGCTTGGCTGGGAGGCCGGTGTCCTCGCGCGAGGCTGA
- a CDS encoding DUF2244 domain-containing protein, with the protein MTHDDDPAADRPIFRAVLTPHRSLGRKGFNRLMIAMALLSVFVGIAFLSQGAWPIVGFFGLDVFILWVALRASYRSGRASEEVRVSRTELRIRKTSPAGRVTDTTYNPFFARLLVSRHQAVGVAGIAVTGAGRTTEVGAFLEPDARPGFAREFGRALSQARAG; encoded by the coding sequence ATGACGCATGATGACGACCCAGCGGCCGATCGGCCTATCTTCCGGGCGGTTCTGACGCCTCATCGTTCGCTCGGGCGCAAGGGCTTCAACCGGCTGATGATCGCGATGGCGCTCCTCAGCGTCTTCGTCGGCATCGCCTTCCTTTCGCAGGGCGCCTGGCCGATCGTCGGCTTCTTCGGGCTCGACGTCTTCATACTGTGGGTGGCGCTGCGTGCCAGCTATCGATCAGGCCGGGCGAGCGAGGAGGTGCGCGTTTCGCGCACCGAGCTCCGCATCCGCAAGACCTCGCCGGCCGGCAGGGTGACGGACACCACCTACAACCCCTTCTTCGCCCGGCTTCTCGTCTCCCGCCACCAGGCGGTGGGCGTTGCGGGCATCGCCGTGACGGGGGCGGGCCGCACGACGGAAGTGGGCGCCTTTCTGGAGCCGGATGCGCGACCCGGCTTCGCGCGCGAGTTCGGCAGAGCGCTCTCGCAGGCGCGGGCGGGCTGA
- the nth gene encoding endonuclease III, translating to MADKAGGTAGKPASGAATKRKVASAVRRRTAARRPRIPYTADEIAEIFRRFAVQRPEPQPELMHTDAFTLLIAVVLSAQATDAGVNRATRGLFARADNAQAMAALGEDEIREEIKSIGLYRNKAKNVAALAKKLVEEHGGEVPRGREALEALPGVGRKTANVVLNTAFGEETLAVDTHIFRIGNRLKIAPGKTPEEVERNFLKIIPGGFLRHAHHWLILHGRYVCKARKPECPACIIADLCKADEKTTDIPARLQALPVTGAGPQARPLLPAD from the coding sequence ATGGCCGACAAGGCAGGCGGGACGGCGGGCAAGCCGGCGAGCGGTGCAGCGACGAAGCGCAAGGTGGCATCGGCCGTGCGCCGCAGGACGGCGGCGCGGCGCCCGCGCATCCCTTACACGGCGGACGAGATCGCCGAAATCTTCCGGCGCTTTGCCGTGCAGCGCCCCGAGCCGCAGCCCGAGCTCATGCATACCGACGCCTTCACGCTGCTCATCGCCGTCGTGCTTTCGGCACAGGCGACGGATGCGGGCGTCAACCGCGCGACACGGGGCCTCTTCGCGCGGGCCGACAATGCGCAGGCAATGGCTGCGCTCGGCGAAGATGAAATCCGGGAGGAGATCAAGTCGATCGGTCTTTATCGCAACAAGGCAAAGAACGTCGCGGCGCTGGCGAAAAAGCTGGTCGAGGAACACGGCGGCGAAGTGCCGCGCGGGCGAGAGGCACTCGAGGCGCTGCCCGGCGTCGGCCGGAAGACTGCAAACGTCGTCCTCAACACTGCGTTCGGCGAAGAGACGCTGGCGGTCGACACGCATATCTTTCGGATCGGCAACCGTCTGAAGATCGCTCCCGGCAAGACGCCCGAGGAAGTGGAGCGAAACTTCCTGAAAATCATCCCAGGCGGGTTCCTGCGGCACGCCCATCACTGGCTGATCCTGCACGGCCGCTACGTGTGCAAGGCGCGAAAGCCCGAATGCCCGGCCTGCATCATCGCCGACCTCTGCAAGGCCGATGAGAAGACGACGGACATCCCCGCCCGGCTTCAGGCGCTGCCCGTCACGGGCGCGGGTCCGCAGGCACGCCCGCTCCTGCCGGCGGATTGA
- a CDS encoding sulfate transporter family protein codes for MIFTSARLALSNLFSRPFRSALWKMLGLTIVALIALWFAVRWVFATVAIPFFAGFTPDMPAWVDNAGVFAGVAASIALAFLLAFLIAPVSSLIAGFFLDDVADVVEREHYPQMPQGRAMDFLPGLVLSLKFFGIVILGNLLAFALLWVPFVNIAAFFVINGYLLGREYFEFAALRYRPEENAKALRARYGASVMIAGLLIAAFLAVPILNLLTPLFAAAFMVHLHQRVTQKEGGLTLNPPAGAGVPADPRP; via the coding sequence ATGATCTTCACCTCGGCACGGCTTGCCCTTTCGAACCTCTTCTCGCGCCCTTTCCGCTCGGCGCTCTGGAAGATGCTGGGGCTGACGATCGTGGCGCTGATCGCACTATGGTTCGCGGTGCGCTGGGTCTTCGCCACCGTCGCGATCCCGTTCTTCGCCGGTTTCACGCCGGATATGCCGGCCTGGGTCGACAATGCCGGTGTCTTCGCCGGGGTCGCAGCGTCCATTGCGCTGGCCTTTCTGCTCGCCTTCCTGATCGCGCCGGTGTCCTCGCTGATCGCGGGCTTCTTCCTCGACGACGTCGCCGACGTCGTCGAACGCGAGCACTATCCGCAGATGCCGCAGGGCCGCGCGATGGATTTCCTGCCGGGGCTCGTCCTGTCGCTGAAGTTCTTCGGCATCGTCATCCTCGGCAATCTTCTCGCCTTCGCACTCCTCTGGGTGCCCTTCGTCAATATTGCCGCCTTCTTCGTGATCAACGGCTATCTGCTCGGCCGCGAATATTTCGAGTTCGCGGCGCTGCGCTACCGGCCGGAGGAGAACGCCAAGGCCCTGCGGGCACGCTACGGCGCGAGCGTGATGATCGCTGGGCTCCTCATCGCGGCGTTCCTCGCCGTGCCGATCCTCAATCTTCTCACTCCGCTCTTCGCTGCCGCCTTCATGGTGCATCTGCACCAGCGCGTGACACAGAAGGAGGGCGGGCTGACCCTCAATCCGCCGGCAGGAGCGGGCGTGCCTGCGGACCCGCGCCCGTGA
- a CDS encoding adenosine kinase, with translation MSQYDVLTIGNAIVDVISRVEDEALLRLAVEKSAMTLIDAERAVSLYEAMGPAVEMSGGSAGNTVAGLVSLGGTGAYIGKVSSDSLGEIFAHDIRSLGVRYETAPLSGEPPTARCMILVTPDGERSMSTYLGACVELGPEDIDETLVAAAKVTYFEGYLWDPPRAKDAIVKAATIAHDAGNEVAMTLSDSFCVDRYRGEFLELMRSGTVDIVFANEAEALALYETDDLDDALVRIGQDTKRLAVVTRSEKGCVVVRGAERQTFEATRVETVVDTTGAGDLFAAGFLRGYTMGLDDARSAALGAVAAGHIIAQIGPRPMQPLAKIPQAARLLNGG, from the coding sequence ATGAGCCAGTACGACGTTCTCACCATCGGCAACGCCATCGTCGATGTCATCTCACGCGTCGAGGACGAGGCGCTCCTTCGCCTTGCCGTCGAGAAGAGCGCGATGACGCTGATCGACGCGGAGCGCGCGGTGTCCCTCTACGAGGCGATGGGGCCGGCGGTCGAGATGTCGGGCGGTTCGGCCGGCAACACCGTCGCGGGGCTCGTCAGCCTCGGCGGCACGGGCGCCTATATCGGCAAGGTCTCGAGCGACTCGCTGGGCGAAATCTTCGCTCACGACATCCGCTCGCTCGGCGTGCGCTACGAGACCGCGCCGCTGTCGGGTGAGCCGCCGACGGCACGCTGCATGATCCTCGTCACGCCGGACGGCGAGCGCTCGATGAGCACCTATCTCGGCGCCTGCGTGGAACTCGGCCCCGAGGACATCGACGAGACGCTCGTGGCGGCGGCGAAGGTCACCTATTTCGAGGGCTATCTCTGGGATCCTCCGCGCGCCAAGGACGCGATCGTGAAGGCGGCGACGATCGCCCACGACGCAGGCAACGAAGTGGCAATGACGCTGTCGGATTCCTTCTGCGTCGATCGTTATCGCGGCGAATTTCTCGAACTCATGCGTTCCGGCACCGTCGACATCGTCTTCGCCAACGAGGCCGAGGCGCTCGCGCTCTACGAGACGGACGATCTCGACGATGCGCTCGTGCGCATCGGGCAGGACACGAAGCGACTTGCCGTCGTCACCCGCTCCGAGAAGGGCTGCGTCGTCGTGAGAGGCGCGGAGCGCCAGACCTTCGAGGCGACGCGCGTCGAGACCGTGGTCGACACCACCGGCGCAGGCGATCTGTTCGCCGCCGGTTTCCTGCGGGGCTACACGATGGGCCTCGACGATGCGCGCTCGGCCGCGCTCGGCGCCGTCGCGGCCGGCCACATCATCGCGCAGATCGGCCCACGGCCGATGCAGCCGCTCGCGAAGATTCCGCAAGCCGCGCGGCTGCTCAACGGCGGATGA
- a CDS encoding glutathione S-transferase family protein, whose protein sequence is MRKLYIANKNYSSWSLRPWVLMRELGFDFDEVLVPFEADSWKSFRAFSPNGRVPCLVDGALTVWDSLAIAEYLAEQNPRVWPAGREARAYARSVAAEMHSGLEALRARCTFNAGLRIRLESRPKALLRDIARVDEIFATGLERFGGPFLAGDGFTAADAFFAPVAFRVQTYGLELSAPSAAYVERLLALPSMREWYEAGLAEPWREAGHEEDARTMGVITADLRHSAT, encoded by the coding sequence ATGCGCAAGCTCTATATCGCGAACAAGAACTACTCCTCCTGGTCGCTGCGCCCTTGGGTGCTGATGCGCGAACTCGGCTTCGACTTCGACGAGGTGCTCGTCCCCTTCGAGGCCGACAGCTGGAAGAGCTTCCGCGCCTTTTCGCCGAACGGCCGCGTGCCATGCCTCGTCGACGGCGCGCTGACCGTCTGGGACTCGCTCGCCATCGCCGAATATCTCGCCGAGCAGAACCCGCGCGTGTGGCCGGCGGGGCGCGAGGCGCGAGCTTACGCCCGCTCTGTCGCGGCCGAAATGCATTCGGGCCTCGAGGCCCTACGGGCGCGCTGCACCTTCAATGCCGGGCTGCGCATCCGCCTCGAGTCGCGCCCCAAGGCCCTCCTGCGCGACATCGCGCGCGTCGACGAGATTTTCGCGACAGGCCTCGAACGCTTCGGCGGCCCGTTCCTGGCGGGCGACGGCTTCACGGCCGCCGACGCCTTCTTCGCGCCCGTCGCCTTCCGGGTTCAGACCTACGGGCTCGAGCTTTCCGCGCCTTCGGCCGCCTATGTGGAGCGGCTGCTCGCGCTGCCCTCGATGCGCGAATGGTACGAGGCGGGTCTCGCCGAGCCTTGGCGCGAAGCCGGCCACGAGGAGGATGCCCGCACCATGGGCGTCATCACCGCGGATCTGCGCCATTCGGCGACCTGA
- a CDS encoding YifB family Mg chelatase-like AAA ATPase, whose amino-acid sequence MVARVTTVAFQGIDAVRVDVQVMVAPGRVGMQIVGLADKAVAESRERVQAALHASGLAMPPKRVTVNLAPADLPKEGSHYDLPIALGLMAALGALPSDALAGFVVLGELSLDGTIAPVAGALPAAMAANAMEMGLLCPAACGPEAAWASAEMEILAPRSLIQLANHFRGTQVLSRPQAAVKVAAEGLPDLADIRGQAGARRALEVAAAGGHNLLMSGPPGSGKSMLAARLPSILPALSPAELLEVSTIASISGELAGGRLTDRRPFRAPHHSASMAAMVGGGLRVRPGEVSLAHRGVLFLDEFPEFTPAVLDSLRQPLESGQSVIARANHHVTYPARFQLVAAMNPCRCGMAGEPGHTCARGPRCQTDYQARISGPLLDRIDLRVEVPAVSASDLMRPATASESSAAVKARVERARAMQMERYTTLGLPGVGLNAECPSAAVETVAELDEGGAALLREAADKARFSARAYHRILKVARTLADLEASDIVRSVHLAEAIAYRMAGEASGVRAVADLETA is encoded by the coding sequence ATGGTCGCTCGGGTCACCACGGTCGCGTTTCAGGGCATCGACGCCGTGCGGGTCGACGTGCAGGTTATGGTCGCGCCGGGCCGCGTCGGCATGCAGATCGTGGGCCTGGCAGACAAGGCCGTCGCCGAGAGCCGGGAGCGGGTGCAGGCCGCGCTTCATGCGTCCGGGCTCGCAATGCCGCCCAAGCGCGTGACGGTCAACCTCGCGCCGGCCGATCTGCCGAAGGAAGGCTCGCACTACGATCTTCCGATCGCGCTGGGCCTGATGGCGGCGCTCGGTGCACTTCCTTCGGACGCGCTGGCCGGCTTCGTTGTTCTCGGTGAGCTGTCGCTGGACGGCACGATCGCCCCGGTCGCCGGAGCGCTCCCGGCGGCGATGGCCGCCAACGCGATGGAGATGGGCCTTCTGTGCCCCGCAGCCTGCGGCCCGGAAGCGGCGTGGGCGAGCGCGGAGATGGAGATCCTCGCGCCGCGCAGCCTCATCCAGCTCGCCAACCACTTTCGCGGCACGCAGGTGTTGTCCCGGCCGCAGGCGGCGGTGAAGGTCGCGGCCGAAGGGCTGCCGGACCTTGCCGACATCCGCGGGCAGGCCGGGGCGCGGCGCGCCTTGGAGGTGGCGGCCGCCGGCGGCCACAATCTCCTGATGTCGGGCCCGCCGGGCTCGGGCAAGTCGATGCTGGCGGCGCGCCTGCCCTCGATCCTGCCGGCGCTTTCGCCGGCCGAGTTGCTGGAGGTCTCGACCATCGCTTCCATTTCGGGCGAGCTGGCGGGCGGGCGGCTAACCGACCGCCGGCCCTTCCGCGCCCCGCATCATTCGGCTTCGATGGCGGCGATGGTGGGCGGGGGCCTGCGGGTGCGGCCGGGCGAGGTTTCCCTGGCCCATCGCGGTGTTCTCTTTCTCGACGAGTTTCCCGAGTTCACGCCGGCCGTCCTCGATTCGCTGCGCCAGCCCTTGGAAAGCGGACAGAGCGTGATCGCGCGCGCCAATCATCACGTCACCTATCCCGCGCGCTTCCAGCTCGTCGCGGCGATGAACCCCTGCCGTTGCGGCATGGCGGGTGAGCCCGGCCATACCTGCGCGCGGGGTCCGCGCTGCCAGACGGACTATCAGGCACGCATCTCCGGCCCGCTGCTCGACCGGATCGATCTGCGCGTCGAAGTGCCGGCCGTGAGCGCGTCCGATCTGATGCGCCCGGCAACGGCGTCCGAGAGCTCCGCGGCGGTGAAGGCGCGGGTGGAGCGGGCGCGCGCGATGCAGATGGAGCGCTATACGACGCTCGGCCTTCCCGGTGTCGGGCTCAACGCCGAGTGCCCGTCGGCGGCGGTGGAGACGGTGGCCGAACTCGACGAGGGCGGTGCGGCGCTATTGCGCGAGGCGGCGGACAAGGCGCGCTTTTCGGCTCGGGCCTATCACCGCATCCTCAAGGTGGCGCGGACGCTTGCCGATCTCGAAGCGAGTGACATCGTCCGAAGCGTTCATCTGGCCGAGGCGATCGCCTACCGCATGGCGGGTGAGGCGTCGGGCGTGCGAGCTGTTGCCGATCTCGAAACGGCCTGA
- a CDS encoding SH3 domain-containing protein, giving the protein MSKTFLRPLLIVGALLVPAVASAAPAVATTNVNLRSGPSTAYPAVDVVRGGASVNVHGCLSNRSWCDVTYAGLRGWMSSNYLAQSYGGTRYTGTRVVERFNAPVISFQFGNYWDNHYRGRSFYRDRDRYRGLDRGDVRREVREDRRDWRDERRDDRRDWRDDRRDDRRDWREDRRDDRRDWRADRRDDRRDDRRDYRDDRREDRRDGRRLGPNEVVIEGRIN; this is encoded by the coding sequence ATGTCGAAGACCTTCCTGCGCCCGCTCCTGATTGTCGGCGCACTGCTCGTTCCGGCCGTGGCATCCGCCGCCCCAGCCGTCGCCACCACCAACGTCAATCTGCGCTCCGGGCCCTCCACCGCCTATCCAGCCGTCGATGTCGTGCGCGGTGGTGCCAGCGTGAACGTGCACGGGTGCCTGTCCAACCGCTCCTGGTGCGACGTCACCTATGCCGGCCTGCGCGGCTGGATGTCGTCCAACTACCTCGCCCAGTCCTACGGCGGCACCCGCTACACCGGCACGCGGGTCGTCGAGCGGTTCAATGCGCCCGTCATCTCCTTCCAGTTCGGCAATTACTGGGACAACCACTATCGTGGGCGCTCCTTCTACCGCGACCGTGATCGCTATCGCGGCCTCGATCGCGGCGATGTCCGACGCGAGGTCCGCGAAGACCGCCGTGACTGGCGTGATGAGCGCCGCGATGATCGCCGTGACTGGCGCGACGACCGCCGGGACGACCGTCGTGACTGGCGGGAGGATCGCCGGGACGATCGCCGTGACTGGCGCGCCGACCGGCGTGACGACCGGCGCGATGATCGTCGGGACTATCGCGATGACCGACGTGAAGATCGGCGCGACGGCCGTCGCCTCGGCCCCAACGAGGTCGTGATCGAGGGGCGCATCAACTGA
- the gshB gene encoding glutathione synthase, whose protein sequence is MALKVAVQMDHVSSITIKGDSTFALCLEAERRGHELFHYTPDRLTFRDGVVSARVEAMNLREEQGKHFTLGEPARVDLSTMDVVLLRQDPPFDMNYITSTHLLERIHPKTLVVNDPAWVRNMPEKIFVTEFTDLMPETLITKDPAEVAAFRAEHGEIVMKPLYGNGGAGVFHLTREDRNLTSFMETFALLFREPFIVQRYLKDVRKGDKRIILIDGEPVGAINRVPAETDARSNMHVGGRAEATELTAREREICERIGPALKERGQIFVGIDVIGDYLTEINVTSPTGIREVKRFGGADIAALFWDAVEAKR, encoded by the coding sequence ATGGCTTTGAAGGTCGCGGTCCAGATGGACCATGTCTCCTCGATCACCATCAAGGGCGATTCGACCTTCGCCCTGTGCCTCGAGGCCGAGCGCCGGGGGCACGAGCTCTTTCACTATACGCCCGATCGCCTGACCTTCCGCGACGGCGTCGTCTCGGCGCGGGTCGAGGCGATGAACCTCCGTGAGGAACAGGGAAAGCACTTCACGCTGGGCGAGCCCGCGCGCGTCGACCTCTCGACGATGGACGTGGTGCTGTTGCGCCAGGACCCGCCCTTCGACATGAACTACATCACCTCGACGCACCTCCTGGAGCGCATCCACCCGAAGACGCTCGTGGTCAACGACCCGGCCTGGGTGCGCAACATGCCCGAGAAGATCTTCGTCACCGAGTTCACCGACCTGATGCCGGAAACGCTGATCACCAAGGATCCGGCGGAGGTCGCTGCCTTCCGCGCCGAGCACGGTGAGATCGTGATGAAGCCGCTCTACGGCAATGGCGGCGCCGGCGTCTTCCACCTGACGCGCGAGGACCGCAACCTCACCTCCTTCATGGAAACCTTCGCGCTCCTGTTCCGGGAGCCCTTCATCGTCCAGCGCTACCTGAAGGACGTGCGGAAGGGCGACAAGCGCATCATCCTCATCGATGGCGAGCCGGTCGGGGCGATCAACCGCGTGCCGGCGGAGACCGATGCGCGATCCAACATGCATGTCGGCGGGCGCGCTGAGGCGACCGAGCTGACGGCCCGCGAGCGCGAGATCTGCGAGCGCATCGGCCCCGCCCTCAAGGAACGAGGCCAGATTTTCGTCGGGATCGACGTGATCGGCGACTATCTGACCGAGATCAACGTCACCTCCCCGACCGGCATCCGCGAGGTCAAGCGCTTCGGCGGGGCCGATATCGCTGCGCTGTTCTGGGATGCGGTCGAGGCGAAGCGCTGA
- a CDS encoding potassium transporter Kup has translation MSVSPLLATDDASSERPSFAALTLGSIGVVYGDIGTSPLYALRESLLHAAEDGISQAEVIGVVSLLLWTLTIVVSLKYVALILKADNNGEGGVLTLLALAQRYAGRSTALLAVGMVAASLFYGDALITPAISVLSAMEGLKLVSPQVGAWALPLTLVILTALFAAQAYGTAHIARLFGPITLLWFVVLAGLGLWHIFDAPQILAAVNPLAALSFVREHGLVSLAILGTVFLAVTGAEALYADLGHFGRGPIRLAWSTVVFPALALNYLGQGALILSQPQALENPFYLLAPASMLLPLVVLATMATVIAAQAVITGAFSLTHQAVQLGLLPRMEVRHTSAEHVGQIYIPKVNLLLFLGVIALVLFFGTSSELAGAYGIAVAGNMLATSILAIVVFRRAWNWSSLRIAAVMVPIVALEFVFFGANLTKFVAGGYVPVGLALVLLLAMGTFVRGTRLVQEKAARDAVPLEELCAMLRRSKPATAPGTAVFMSGDPLIAPSSLLHNIKHNGVLHEQNWILTVKTANKPRVSAEHRLLIEPIDDRFKRVTVTFGYMEEPNVPAALALAKRQGLKFEIMQTSFFLSRRSLRALAHRGMPNWQDRLYIALYRQVADATQFYRLPTNRVVEMGQQLAI, from the coding sequence ATGTCGGTCAGCCCCCTTCTCGCCACGGACGATGCATCGTCCGAACGGCCGAGCTTCGCCGCGCTCACGCTCGGCTCCATCGGTGTCGTCTACGGCGACATCGGCACCAGCCCTCTCTACGCCTTGCGTGAATCGCTCCTGCACGCGGCCGAGGACGGCATATCGCAGGCGGAGGTGATCGGCGTCGTCTCGCTGCTCCTCTGGACGCTGACGATCGTCGTCTCGCTGAAATACGTCGCCCTCATCTTGAAGGCCGACAACAACGGCGAGGGCGGCGTCCTGACGCTGCTGGCGCTCGCGCAGCGCTACGCCGGCCGCTCCACGGCGCTTCTGGCCGTCGGCATGGTCGCGGCCTCGCTCTTCTACGGCGATGCGCTGATCACCCCGGCCATTTCGGTTCTGTCGGCGATGGAAGGCCTCAAGCTCGTCTCACCGCAGGTCGGCGCCTGGGCGTTGCCGCTGACGCTCGTCATCCTCACCGCGCTTTTTGCCGCGCAGGCCTATGGCACGGCGCATATCGCGCGGCTGTTCGGCCCGATCACCCTTCTCTGGTTCGTGGTACTGGCGGGGCTCGGGCTCTGGCACATCTTCGACGCGCCGCAGATCCTGGCGGCCGTCAACCCGCTGGCGGCGCTCTCCTTCGTGCGCGAGCACGGGCTCGTCTCGCTCGCCATCCTCGGCACGGTCTTCCTCGCCGTCACGGGCGCCGAAGCCCTCTATGCCGATCTCGGCCATTTCGGGCGCGGGCCGATCCGACTCGCCTGGAGCACGGTGGTGTTCCCGGCGCTCGCGCTCAACTATCTGGGGCAGGGGGCGCTGATCCTGTCGCAGCCGCAGGCGCTGGAGAACCCGTTCTACCTCCTCGCCCCGGCCTCCATGCTGCTTCCGCTCGTCGTGCTCGCCACGATGGCGACGGTGATCGCCGCGCAGGCCGTCATCACCGGCGCCTTCTCGCTCACCCATCAGGCGGTGCAGCTCGGCCTCCTGCCCCGCATGGAGGTGCGCCACACCTCGGCCGAGCATGTCGGCCAGATCTACATCCCGAAGGTCAACCTCCTCCTCTTCCTCGGCGTGATCGCGCTGGTGCTCTTCTTCGGAACGTCGAGCGAGCTGGCCGGGGCGTACGGCATTGCCGTCGCCGGCAACATGCTGGCGACGTCGATCCTCGCCATCGTCGTGTTCCGCCGTGCCTGGAACTGGTCCTCCCTGCGCATCGCCGCCGTGATGGTGCCGATCGTGGCGCTGGAGTTCGTCTTCTTCGGTGCCAATCTCACGAAGTTCGTCGCCGGCGGCTACGTGCCCGTCGGCCTCGCGCTGGTGCTGCTTCTGGCGATGGGCACCTTCGTGCGCGGCACGCGCCTCGTCCAGGAGAAGGCCGCGCGCGATGCGGTGCCGCTGGAGGAACTGTGCGCGATGCTCCGGCGCTCCAAGCCCGCGACGGCGCCCGGAACCGCAGTCTTCATGTCGGGCGATCCCTTGATCGCCCCGTCCTCGCTCCTGCACAACATCAAGCACAACGGCGTGCTGCACGAGCAGAATTGGATCCTGACGGTCAAGACGGCCAACAAGCCGCGCGTCTCCGCCGAGCACCGCCTCCTGATCGAGCCGATCGACGACCGCTTCAAGCGCGTGACCGTCACCTTCGGCTACATGGAGGAGCCGAACGTGCCGGCCGCGCTCGCGCTCGCCAAGCGCCAGGGGCTGAAGTTCGAGATCATGCAGACCTCGTTCTTCCTGTCGCGCCGCTCGCTGCGCGCGCTCGCCCACCGCGGCATGCCGAACTGGCAGGATCGGCTCTACATCGCGCTCTACAGGCAGGTGGCCGATGCCACGCAGTTCTACCGCCTGCCGACCAACCGCGTCGTGGAGATGGGCCAGCAGCTCGCGATCTGA
- a CDS encoding YraN family protein, whose product MKAGADRRRRFFAKGHRAERLAAWALRLKGYRIIEMRHRTSLGEIDLVARRGSTVAIVEVKARGSLALAIDAVTPASRRRIEAAADLWLARQPDAHHISLRFDIVAVLPRRWPRHLAGAWEPRP is encoded by the coding sequence TTGAAGGCCGGCGCCGATCGACGGCGACGCTTCTTCGCCAAGGGGCATCGTGCGGAACGTCTTGCCGCCTGGGCGTTGCGCCTGAAGGGCTATCGCATCATCGAAATGCGACACCGCACCTCGCTCGGCGAGATCGACCTCGTCGCCCGGCGCGGCTCGACGGTGGCGATCGTCGAGGTCAAGGCGCGCGGCAGCCTCGCCTTGGCGATCGATGCCGTGACGCCCGCCTCACGCAGGCGCATCGAGGCTGCGGCCGATCTCTGGCTTGCGCGCCAACCGGATGCCCACCACATATCCCTCCGCTTCGATATCGTCGCAGTCCTGCCGCGCCGTTGGCCCCGCCATCTGGCCGGCGCGTGGGAACCGCGCCCCTGA